From a region of the Trichoderma atroviride chromosome 6, complete sequence genome:
- a CDS encoding uncharacterized protein (EggNog:ENOG41), with translation MRLLPHSVVVCTSTHGDTPRAMTMSSFTSLTLSPTPLISFNIATPSRTLDAIIASRHFNIHVMSGDELGVEVADRFTKGNTEDVFDGIEYDANKMDGGAPLLKEEGVMYALRCRLLPDEPTRGLMRVRDHVIVVGEVVELISGSHANNHKFGLSYADRKYRQVGRVISQD, from the coding sequence ATGCGACTATTACCACACTCTGTCGTCGTCTGCACATCAACACATGGAGATACACCAAGAGCAATGACAATGTCGTCGTTTACATCACTCACTCTTTCTCCCACTCCGCTAATATCGTTCAACATTGCCACGCCGAGCCGAACGCTAGACGCCATAATAGCGAGCCGTCACTTCAACATACACGTCATGTCCGGGGACGAATTGGGCGTGGAAGTAGCAGATAGATTTACAAAAGGAAACACGGAAGACGTGTTTGATGGGATAGAGTACGATGCGAACAAGATGGACGGAGGAGCTCCCCTGCTAAAGGAAGAGGGGGTCATGTACGCGCTCAGGTGCAGGTTATTACCAGACGAGCCGACGAGGGGACTGATGAGAGTGAGGGATCATGTCATTGTCGTGGGAGAAGTGGTGGAGCTCATATCCGGGAGCCACGCAAACAACCATAAGTTTGGGCTGTCGTATGCGGATCGAAAGTATCGCCAGGTCGGAAGGGTGATTTCACAAGACTAG